The Glycine soja cultivar W05 chromosome 3, ASM419377v2, whole genome shotgun sequence genome window below encodes:
- the LOC114407058 gene encoding interactor of constitutive active ROPs 2, chloroplastic-like isoform X1: MQTPKARVGASEVPQKKSPATPRTARQLKTPNSDAYSVSSPNAAKKTPKDRSPKVIECRSPHSPISEKKRPSKVQELESQIARLQEDLKNAKDQLNSSESWKRKAQQEAEEAKKQLVDLTKELQESHQQLLDFSASEEVRLQELRKISQDRDREWQSELEAVQKQQAMDSAALASAMNEIQKLKIQLERVCGSEATQINSSESAHAEIQELKMELDKTLSLVEKLKNEVGDCKESESRALEVVGKMQMQLETANQTVETLRSDGMKAAEAYKSLAFELEQSRTQAKSLEELVSKLQADLLSNANKSMLGPTPTNENEPSQENEEINQLKAELISAKAEVGQLKSVLDISEVRYQEEYIQSTLQIRCAFEQLERAKSESSQREVELYEELRRAKADTEELRANLMDKESQLLSLSGENMELNSKINENQSTRRQSELVIELKKLDADVEELKENLLDRETELQNIAAENSMLKMDIKEELEKNKITNEALASAEAARAAEQEALTKLGSITEEADKSNKRVVRVTEQLDAAQAANSELEAELRRLKVQSDQWRKAAEAAASMLSAGNNGKFVDRNCSRENSFNSVTGKMNSPYLLDTDGESPKKKNTNMMKKIGVLWRRNHH; the protein is encoded by the exons ATGCAGACACCAAAAGCAAG AGTTGGTGCTTCAGAAGTGCCCCAAAAGAAATCTCCTGCAACTCCTCGAACTGCTCGTCAGTTGAAGACACCAAACTCTGATGCATACTCTGTCTCCTCTCCAAATGCTGCAAAAAAGACTCCGAAAGATAGAAGTCCAAAGGTTATTGAATGCAGGTCACCTCATAGTCCAATATCTGAG AAGAAACGACCTAGTAAGGTCCAGGAATTGGAATCTCAGATTGCTCGGCTTCAAGAAGATCTGAAGAATGCTAAGGATCAACTTAACTCATCTGAGTCATGGAAGAGAAAAGCTCAACAGGAGGCTGAAGAGGCAAAGAAGCAGCTTGTAGACTTGACGAAAGAGCTGCAGGAATCCCATCAACAGCTTTTGGACTTTTCGGCTTCTGAAGAAGTGAGGCTTCAAGAGCTCCGCAAAATTTCTCAGGATCGAGATCGAGAATGGCAATCTGAACTAGAGGCTGTCCAAAAGCAACAGGCAATGGATTCAGCTGCTTTGGCATCTGCCATGAATGAAATACAGAAATTGAAAATTCAACTTGAAAGAGTATGTGGGTCTGAAGCTACTCAGATCAACAGTTCAGAATCAGCTCATGCTGAAATTCAGGAATTGAAGATGGAGCTTGATAAAACTCTCTCTTTGGTAGAAAAGCTAAAAAATGAGGTAGGTGATTGCAAAGAATCTGAATCCAGGGCTTTGGAAGTAGTTGGTAAAATGCAAATGCAATTGGAAACAGCAAATCAGACTGTTGAAACTCTTAGGTCCGATGGGATGAAAGCAGCAGAAGCTTACAAATCTTTAGCTTTTGAGTTGGAGCAATCAAGAACTCAAGCAAAATCATTGGAAGAACTTGTGAGTAAACTTCAGGCTGATTTGCTTAGCAATGCTAACAAAAGTATGTTAGGTCCAACTCCAACCAATGAAAATGAACCTTCTCAGGAAAATGAGGAAATAAACCAGCTCAAAGCCGAGCTTATCTCTGCAAAAGCTGAAGTGGGGCAGTTGAAGTCCGTATTGGATATTTCGGAGGTAAGATACCAGGAAGAGTATATCCAGAGCACATTACAGATTAGATGTGCTTTTGAACAACTGGAACGCGCAAAGTCAGAATCTAGTCAGAGAGAGGTTGAGTTATATGAGGAATTGAGGAGAGCTAAAGCTGATACTGAGGAGCTAAGGGCAAACCTGATGGACAAGGAATCTCAGTTGCTTAGTTTGTCGGGTGAGAATATGGAGCTCAATTCCAAGATCAATGAAAACCAATCTACTAGAAGGCAATCTGAGCTTGTGATAGAGCTAAAAAAATTGGATGCTGATGTTGAAGAGTTGAAGGAAAATTTATTAGATAGAGAGACAGAACTGCAAAATATAGCAGCTGAAAACAGTATGCTCAAGATGGACATAAAGGAGGAGTTGGAGAAGAATAAAATCACCAATGAAGCCCTTGCTTCAGCTGAAGCAGCAAGGGCGGCAGAGCAAGAGGCTTTGACAAAACTTGGCAGCATAACAGAAGAGGCTGATAAAAGCAACAAAAGAGTGGTTCGGGTGACTGAGCAGTTAGATGCTGCTCAGGCTGCAAATTCAGAGTTGGAAGCCGAACTAAGGAGACTGAAAGTTCAGTCAGATCAGTGGAGAAAGGCGGCCGAAGCAGCCGCCTCTATGCTTTCTGCTGGAAATAATGGGAAATTTGTCGACCGAAACTGCTCACGTGAAAACAGCTTCAATTCTGTTACTGGCAAGATGAATTCACCTTATTTATTAGACACAGATGGAGAGTCAcctaagaagaaaaatacaaacATGATGAAGAAGATTGGAGTTTTGTGGAGGAGGAACCATCATTAG
- the LOC114407058 gene encoding interactor of constitutive active ROPs 2, chloroplastic-like isoform X2 yields MQTPKARVGASEVPQKKSPATPRTARQLKTPNSDAYSVSSPNAAKKTPKDRSPKVIECRSPHSPISEKRPSKVQELESQIARLQEDLKNAKDQLNSSESWKRKAQQEAEEAKKQLVDLTKELQESHQQLLDFSASEEVRLQELRKISQDRDREWQSELEAVQKQQAMDSAALASAMNEIQKLKIQLERVCGSEATQINSSESAHAEIQELKMELDKTLSLVEKLKNEVGDCKESESRALEVVGKMQMQLETANQTVETLRSDGMKAAEAYKSLAFELEQSRTQAKSLEELVSKLQADLLSNANKSMLGPTPTNENEPSQENEEINQLKAELISAKAEVGQLKSVLDISEVRYQEEYIQSTLQIRCAFEQLERAKSESSQREVELYEELRRAKADTEELRANLMDKESQLLSLSGENMELNSKINENQSTRRQSELVIELKKLDADVEELKENLLDRETELQNIAAENSMLKMDIKEELEKNKITNEALASAEAARAAEQEALTKLGSITEEADKSNKRVVRVTEQLDAAQAANSELEAELRRLKVQSDQWRKAAEAAASMLSAGNNGKFVDRNCSRENSFNSVTGKMNSPYLLDTDGESPKKKNTNMMKKIGVLWRRNHH; encoded by the exons ATGCAGACACCAAAAGCAAG AGTTGGTGCTTCAGAAGTGCCCCAAAAGAAATCTCCTGCAACTCCTCGAACTGCTCGTCAGTTGAAGACACCAAACTCTGATGCATACTCTGTCTCCTCTCCAAATGCTGCAAAAAAGACTCCGAAAGATAGAAGTCCAAAGGTTATTGAATGCAGGTCACCTCATAGTCCAATATCTGAG AAACGACCTAGTAAGGTCCAGGAATTGGAATCTCAGATTGCTCGGCTTCAAGAAGATCTGAAGAATGCTAAGGATCAACTTAACTCATCTGAGTCATGGAAGAGAAAAGCTCAACAGGAGGCTGAAGAGGCAAAGAAGCAGCTTGTAGACTTGACGAAAGAGCTGCAGGAATCCCATCAACAGCTTTTGGACTTTTCGGCTTCTGAAGAAGTGAGGCTTCAAGAGCTCCGCAAAATTTCTCAGGATCGAGATCGAGAATGGCAATCTGAACTAGAGGCTGTCCAAAAGCAACAGGCAATGGATTCAGCTGCTTTGGCATCTGCCATGAATGAAATACAGAAATTGAAAATTCAACTTGAAAGAGTATGTGGGTCTGAAGCTACTCAGATCAACAGTTCAGAATCAGCTCATGCTGAAATTCAGGAATTGAAGATGGAGCTTGATAAAACTCTCTCTTTGGTAGAAAAGCTAAAAAATGAGGTAGGTGATTGCAAAGAATCTGAATCCAGGGCTTTGGAAGTAGTTGGTAAAATGCAAATGCAATTGGAAACAGCAAATCAGACTGTTGAAACTCTTAGGTCCGATGGGATGAAAGCAGCAGAAGCTTACAAATCTTTAGCTTTTGAGTTGGAGCAATCAAGAACTCAAGCAAAATCATTGGAAGAACTTGTGAGTAAACTTCAGGCTGATTTGCTTAGCAATGCTAACAAAAGTATGTTAGGTCCAACTCCAACCAATGAAAATGAACCTTCTCAGGAAAATGAGGAAATAAACCAGCTCAAAGCCGAGCTTATCTCTGCAAAAGCTGAAGTGGGGCAGTTGAAGTCCGTATTGGATATTTCGGAGGTAAGATACCAGGAAGAGTATATCCAGAGCACATTACAGATTAGATGTGCTTTTGAACAACTGGAACGCGCAAAGTCAGAATCTAGTCAGAGAGAGGTTGAGTTATATGAGGAATTGAGGAGAGCTAAAGCTGATACTGAGGAGCTAAGGGCAAACCTGATGGACAAGGAATCTCAGTTGCTTAGTTTGTCGGGTGAGAATATGGAGCTCAATTCCAAGATCAATGAAAACCAATCTACTAGAAGGCAATCTGAGCTTGTGATAGAGCTAAAAAAATTGGATGCTGATGTTGAAGAGTTGAAGGAAAATTTATTAGATAGAGAGACAGAACTGCAAAATATAGCAGCTGAAAACAGTATGCTCAAGATGGACATAAAGGAGGAGTTGGAGAAGAATAAAATCACCAATGAAGCCCTTGCTTCAGCTGAAGCAGCAAGGGCGGCAGAGCAAGAGGCTTTGACAAAACTTGGCAGCATAACAGAAGAGGCTGATAAAAGCAACAAAAGAGTGGTTCGGGTGACTGAGCAGTTAGATGCTGCTCAGGCTGCAAATTCAGAGTTGGAAGCCGAACTAAGGAGACTGAAAGTTCAGTCAGATCAGTGGAGAAAGGCGGCCGAAGCAGCCGCCTCTATGCTTTCTGCTGGAAATAATGGGAAATTTGTCGACCGAAACTGCTCACGTGAAAACAGCTTCAATTCTGTTACTGGCAAGATGAATTCACCTTATTTATTAGACACAGATGGAGAGTCAcctaagaagaaaaatacaaacATGATGAAGAAGATTGGAGTTTTGTGGAGGAGGAACCATCATTAG